Proteins encoded by one window of Thermoplasmata archaeon:
- the rpsJ gene encoding 30S ribosomal protein S10, with protein sequence MAQKARISLSGTDPKKVDNVCQQIKLISERTGVAMSGPIPLPTKRLVVPVRKSPDGEGSETWDRWEMRIHKRLIDLDADERALRQLMRIQVPDGVNIEIVLRS encoded by the coding sequence ATGGCACAGAAGGCCCGGATATCCCTCAGCGGCACCGACCCGAAGAAGGTCGACAACGTGTGCCAGCAGATCAAGCTCATCAGCGAGCGCACGGGCGTCGCGATGTCCGGGCCCATCCCCCTGCCGACGAAGCGGCTCGTCGTGCCCGTGCGGAAGAGCCCGGACGGCGAGGGTTCCGAGACCTGGGACCGCTGGGAGATGCGAATCCACAAGCGGCTCATCGACCTCGATGCGGACGAACGCGCCCTGCGGCAGCTCATGCGCATCCAGGTCCCCGACGGCGTGAACATCGAGATCGTGTTGCGCTCCTGA